TCCGGGCTTCCTGGCGTCGCCGGATCCCCGCCGCCTGGATATCTCCATCGGGCGGGAAGCCGCCGATCCGGCGGATCCGGGGCTGGAAGACGGCAAGGCCATCGGCCTGCTGGGCATCGACCTGGCGACGCGACGCCGCAATCGCATGAACGGCGTGCTGCGCCATGCCGGGGGCAAGCTGTCCCACATCGACGTGACGCACAGCTTCGGCAACTGCCCGCGCTACATCCAGCAGCGCGCGATCGTCTTCACCCGGGACCCCGCCGAACAGAGCGTCATCGCGCCGCAGGTCATGGACGCCCTGGATGCCAAGGCACGCGCGTTGATCCAGGGAGCGGACACCCTGTTCGTCGCGTCCTACGTGGACCTGCCCGAAGGACGCCAGGTCGATGTCTCGCATCGCGGCGGCAAACCGGGATTCGTGCGGCTGGACGACGACGGCGGCATGACGATTCCCGATTTCAACGGCAACCTGTTTTTCAATACCCTGGGCAACTTCATGGTGAACCCGGTGGCCGGCGTGACCTTCGCCGATTTCGAGACGGGCGAACTGCTGCAGATGACGGGCCGCGCCGAAGTCATCGTCGATTCGCCCGAGATCGCCGCCTTCCAGGGCGCCGAACGCCTGTGGCGGTTCTTCCCGCGCATCGTCGTGCGGCGCGCGGGGGCGCTGCCCCTGCGCTGGGCGCGCAAGGAAGACGGCGCTTCGCCCAGTTCGCTGTTGACCGGCGACTGGACCCAGGTCGCCGACCGGCTGCGCGCCGCCGCGCTGGCCAATCGCTGGCGGCCGTTCCGGGTGGCGCGCATCGTGGAAGAAAGCCGCGCCGTGCGCTCCCTGCACCTGGAGCCAGCCGACGGCGCTGGGCCTGTCCCGCATCAGGCAGGCCAGTTCCTGCCCATCCGCGTCACGCCGCCAGGTGCCGAAAAGCCGCTGACGCGCACGTATACGCTATCGGTGGCGCCTTCGGACGCCGGCTATCGCATCAGCGTGAAGCGCGACGGCGCGGTGTCGCAATTCCTGCATGACCATGTGCAGGTGGGCGACGTCATCGACGTCCGCGCACCCGCTGGCGCCTTCACCGTGGACCCCACCGAAAAGAGGCCAGTGGTGCTGTTGGCCGCCGGCATCGGGGTGACGCCCATGCTGGCCATGCTGCGCCACATCGTTTATGAAGGACAACGCAAGCAAAGGATGCGGCCGACCTGGTTCTTCCACTCGGCGCGTTCGATGGCGGAGCGGGCGTTTGCCGGCGAACTGGCCGCGTTGCAGGCCGCCGGCCAGGGGGCGGTCCATGTGTTCCGGCTGTTGAGCGACCCGGAAGGCGCGCGCCTGGGCGAGGACTACGACCAGTCCGGACGGATAGATATCGATCTGCTGCGCGCCCGCCTGCCTTTCGACGACTATGACTTCTACCTGTGCGGGCCGGCTGCGTTCATGCAGTCGCTATACGATGGCTTGCGCGCGCTGAACGTGCCGGACGAACGGATCCATGCGGAAGCCTTCGGGACGTCGTCCCTGACGCGGCAAGGCGGGCGGGCCGATGCGGCGGCGGCGTCGGCCGCACTGCCGAACGCCCAAACAGCGGATCAACCGGCTGCGCCATCGAAAGCGCCGCCCGCGGCGCAGCCGGCGACCGAATCGGTGCCGGTCATCTTCCTGCAATCCGCGAAGGAAGCGCGCTGGGAACCCGGCGGCGGATCGCTGCTGGAACTTGCGGAAGCACGCGGGCTGGAACCGGCCTTCGGCTGCCGGGGCGGCAGCTGCGGCACTTGCCGCACGCGCATCGTGCAAGGCGCGGTGGCGTATGCCGAGCAACCGGAGTTCGACGTACCCGATGGCGAGGCCCTGATCTGCTGCTCGGTGCCCGCCGCGGGCGGCAAGCCATTGCAACTGGACCTGTGACGGCGCCTGCCTGCCCGGCGATTTCCTCAAGCGGCGGACTTCTGTCCCGGCTGCCTGCCCGCCGCGCGCAGGATCAGCCCGGCGATCCGTTCCGGCTGCGAGATCAGCGACAGGTGGCTGGCCTTGAGCTCGATGGTCGTGGCGCCCATGCGCTTGGCCATGAACCGTTCCAGGTCGGGGTTGATGGTGCGGTCTTCGGTGGAGACGGCGTAAAAGCTGGGCTTGGAACGCCAGGCCGCCTGGGTGGTCTTGCCGGTCAGCAGCGCCTTGCGGAAGGGTTGCTGGACGGCATACAGCACCATGGCCTTCTTGCGCGGCAGGTCGCCGGCGAAGTCCTTCAGGAAAGCCTCCTGGCTCAGGCGGCCCTCATCGCCGTCGAACACGATGCCGGCGCTGGCGGGCGGCGTGGGA
This genomic interval from Bordetella genomosp. 8 contains the following:
- a CDS encoding 2Fe-2S iron-sulfur cluster-binding protein — its product is MSTAPWHAGELALQSRVGVLARMDDVGRRFIRDYMPDQHREFFVQLPFVALGAVAPDGTVWATLRAGHPGFLASPDPRRLDISIGREAADPADPGLEDGKAIGLLGIDLATRRRNRMNGVLRHAGGKLSHIDVTHSFGNCPRYIQQRAIVFTRDPAEQSVIAPQVMDALDAKARALIQGADTLFVASYVDLPEGRQVDVSHRGGKPGFVRLDDDGGMTIPDFNGNLFFNTLGNFMVNPVAGVTFADFETGELLQMTGRAEVIVDSPEIAAFQGAERLWRFFPRIVVRRAGALPLRWARKEDGASPSSLLTGDWTQVADRLRAAALANRWRPFRVARIVEESRAVRSLHLEPADGAGPVPHQAGQFLPIRVTPPGAEKPLTRTYTLSVAPSDAGYRISVKRDGAVSQFLHDHVQVGDVIDVRAPAGAFTVDPTEKRPVVLLAAGIGVTPMLAMLRHIVYEGQRKQRMRPTWFFHSARSMAERAFAGELAALQAAGQGAVHVFRLLSDPEGARLGEDYDQSGRIDIDLLRARLPFDDYDFYLCGPAAFMQSLYDGLRALNVPDERIHAEAFGTSSLTRQGGRADAAAASAALPNAQTADQPAAPSKAPPAAQPATESVPVIFLQSAKEARWEPGGGSLLELAEARGLEPAFGCRGGSCGTCRTRIVQGAVAYAEQPEFDVPDGEALICCSVPAAGGKPLQLDL